One genomic segment of Syntrophorhabdus sp. includes these proteins:
- a CDS encoding HigA family addiction module antidote protein, which translates to MKKMLHPVHPGEILLEEFLKPLNLSQNRLALGIGVPARRINEIVLGKRSVSADTALRLARFFGVSAEFWLGLQAQYDL; encoded by the coding sequence ATGAAGAAAATGCTACACCCTGTACATCCGGGTGAAATCCTCCTGGAGGAGTTCCTGAAACCGCTCAATCTCAGCCAGAACAGGCTCGCTCTGGGTATAGGTGTCCCCGCTCGAAGGATCAACGAGATTGTCCTTGGCAAGAGGAGTGTCTCGGCTGATACCGCGCTGAGGCTGGCAAGGTTCTTCGGCGTTTCAGCGGAGTTCTGGTTGGGTCTGCAGGCCCAATACGATCTCGA